A stretch of DNA from Streptomyces xanthii:
AGGCCCCGCTCCTTGATCTGGTCGAAGATCTTCTCGGCGTCGGCCTCGATGCGGTCGGTGAGCTGCTCCACGTACCAGGAACCGCCCAGCGGGTCCGCGACGTTGGCGACGCCGGTCTCCTCCATCAGCACCTGCTGCGTGCGCAGCGCGATCTCGGCGGCCTGCTCGCTGGGGAGCGCGAGGGTCTCGTCGAGGGCGTTGGTGTGCAGGGAGTTGGTGCCGCCGAGGACGGCGGAGAGGGCCTCGACCGCGGTGCGTACGACGTTGTTGTACGGCTGCTGGGCCGTCAGGGAGACGCCGGCGGTCTGCGTGTGGAAGCGCAGCCACTGGGCCTTGTCGGTCTTGGCGCCGTAGACGTCGCGCATCCAGCGGGCCCAGATGCGGCGCGCGGCGCGGAACTTGGCGATCTCCTCGAAGAAGTCGAGGTGGGCGTCGAAGAAGAAGGAGAGGCCGGGGGCGAAGACGTCGACGTCGAGCCCCCGGGACAGGCCCAGTTCGACGTACCCGAAGCCGTCCGCGAGGGTGTACGCGAGCTCCTGCGCGGCCGTGGCCCCGGCCTCGCGGATGTGGTAGCCGGAGACCGAGAGCGGCTTGTAGGCGGGGATGGAGGCGGCGCAGTGCTCCATCAGGTCGCCGATGAGGCGCAGATGGGGCTCGGGCTCGAAGAGCCACTCCTTCTGCGCGATGTACTCCTTGAAGATGTCGGTCTGGAGGGTGCCGTTGAGCACGGCCGGGTCGACGCCCTGGCGCTCGGCGGCGACGAGGTACATGCAGAAGACCGGGACGGCGGGGCCGCTGATCGTCATGGAGGTGGTGACGTCGCCGAGCGGGATGTCCTTGAACAGGACCTCCATGTCGGCGGCGGAGTCGATGGCGACGCCGCAGTGGCCGACCTCGCCGAGCGAGCGCGGGTCGTCGGAGTCGCGGCCCATGAGCGTCGGCATGTCGAAGGCGACGGAGAGACCGCCGCCGCCCGCCTTGAGGATCATCTTGTACCGCTCGTTGGTCTGCTCCGCGTTGCCGAACCCGGCGAACTGGCGGATCGTCCACGTGCGGCCCCGGTAGCCGGTCGGGTACAGGCCGCGGGTGAAGGGGTACTCACCCGGCCATCCGATCCGCTCGAAACCCTCGTACGTGTCCCCAGGCCGTGGCCCGTAGACCGGTTCGACCGGATCACCGGACAGCGTGGTGAAGTCGGCGTCCCGCTTCCGGGCGGCGTCGTAACGGGCCTGCCAGCGACGGCGGCCCTCCTCGATGGCGTCAGCGTCCATGCTTCCCATGCCTTCGAATTTACTAGGACGTCCTAGTAAATGTCGATGGCAAACCGCCCGCAGCTCGTGCGGGCGGGGGTGCCTGCGGGGCGCCGGCAGGGGCGGCTACGCCTTGGCGAGCGCCTCGTCGCCGTCCGCGACCTTGGCGTCCAGCTCCGCGGAGATCTTGCGCTCCACGAAGAAGGCGGCCGTCGGGATGGTGCCCGCGATCAGCACCCACAGCTGCTTGCCGACCGGCCACTTCGCCTTGGATCCCAGGTCGAAGGCGCAGATCAGGTAGACGACGTAGAGCCAGCCGTGCGCGATGGCGATGACCTTGGTGATGTCGTCGGCCCCGTCCATCTTGAACGCGTACTTCGCGATCATGCCGAGGCAGAGCAGGACGAGGAGGACACCGGTCACGTAGGCCATGACGCGGTAGCGGGTCAGCACGCTCTTCTTCATGCGTCGAGCGTAACCGTCCGTTTTGCGAGATCTTGAGGCGGGCCCGGTGGGCTCCGTCACGCCTCGTCGAAATCCTTCGCCGCCACCCGCAGCGGGCGGAGCATCGCGAAGATCTCGGCGCATTCCTCCGCGTCGTAGACGCCGAGGCCGAAGTCCATCGCCATCAGGTCGCGGGTGGCCGCCTCGACGACCTCGCGGCCTTTCTCCGTGATCGTGGCGAGGGTGCCGCGGCCGTCGTTGGGGTTGGGGCGTTTGGCGACGAGGCCGGACTTCACGAGGCGGTCGACGGTGTTCGTCACCGAGGTGGGGTGGACCATGAGCCGCTCGCCGATCTTCGACATCGGCAGTTCGCCCGCCTTGGAGAAGGTGAGCAGGACCAGTGCCTCGTAGCGCGCGAAGGTGAGTCCGTACGGCTTGACGACGGAGTCGACCTCACCGAGCAGGATCTGGTGCGCGCGCATGATCGAGGTGATCGCGGCCATGGACGGCACGGCGCCCCAGCGCTGTTCCCAGAGTTCGTCGGCGCGGGCGATCGGATCGAAGGCAAGACTGAGCGGCTTCGGCACGTCCCAGACCATACCGGCCGGTCATATGGTGGTCAGCCCCGTCTCGCCCTTTGACCTCCCGGTCCGTGCGCTCGCCCGTACTTCGAGGGCCAGCGCGGTGCAGCAGACGGTGCCGAGCACACCGGCGGCGGTGACCGCGACGGCGACCCCGAAGGCCTCGGCGGCCACTCCGGCGAGGGCCGCGCCGATGCCCTGGACGGTCATCAGGCCCGCGTTGTGCA
This window harbors:
- a CDS encoding MarR family winged helix-turn-helix transcriptional regulator; protein product: MPKPLSLAFDPIARADELWEQRWGAVPSMAAITSIMRAHQILLGEVDSVVKPYGLTFARYEALVLLTFSKAGELPMSKIGERLMVHPTSVTNTVDRLVKSGLVAKRPNPNDGRGTLATITEKGREVVEAATRDLMAMDFGLGVYDAEECAEIFAMLRPLRVAAKDFDEA
- a CDS encoding acyl-CoA mutase large subunit family protein; the protein is MDADAIEEGRRRWQARYDAARKRDADFTTLSGDPVEPVYGPRPGDTYEGFERIGWPGEYPFTRGLYPTGYRGRTWTIRQFAGFGNAEQTNERYKMILKAGGGGLSVAFDMPTLMGRDSDDPRSLGEVGHCGVAIDSAADMEVLFKDIPLGDVTTSMTISGPAVPVFCMYLVAAERQGVDPAVLNGTLQTDIFKEYIAQKEWLFEPEPHLRLIGDLMEHCAASIPAYKPLSVSGYHIREAGATAAQELAYTLADGFGYVELGLSRGLDVDVFAPGLSFFFDAHLDFFEEIAKFRAARRIWARWMRDVYGAKTDKAQWLRFHTQTAGVSLTAQQPYNNVVRTAVEALSAVLGGTNSLHTNALDETLALPSEQAAEIALRTQQVLMEETGVANVADPLGGSWYVEQLTDRIEADAEKIFDQIKERGLRAHPDGQHPIGPITSGILRGIEDGWFTGEIAESAFQYQQSLEKGDKRVVGVNVHHGSVTGDLEILRVSHEVEREQVRELAGRKEGRDDAKVRVALEAMVAAARDGSNMIAPMLDAVRAEATLGEICGVLRDEWGVYVEPAGF
- a CDS encoding DUF3817 domain-containing protein, with the protein product MKKSVLTRYRVMAYVTGVLLVLLCLGMIAKYAFKMDGADDITKVIAIAHGWLYVVYLICAFDLGSKAKWPVGKQLWVLIAGTIPTAAFFVERKISAELDAKVADGDEALAKA